The DNA region TCGACGGTGAAGTTCTCGCGGGGGTACGTCGCGCCGATCGCGGTCCACTCGCTGCCGTTCGTCGTCTCGTCGACCGTCAGGCGGAGCGTCTGGTTCACGTCGGTCGCGCCCGCGCTGTCGTCTTCGAGGGCGACCTGCTCGCCCGTGACCGTCGTGGGGTCGCCGTCGCCGCTCCCGCCGGTGAGCGCCGAACAGCCGGCCAGTGCAACCAGCGTCGCGAGTCCGACCGCGATGAGCGTTCGTTTCACGCTCGCCCGGAAGGACCTGCCACTGGTAAACTTGTCGGACGTATCGGGACAGAAAGCTTATACCCGGGGATCCCCCGGAGCGGTTCGGCGGTGACCCCGAAACTGACAGGTGTCGGCCGGTCGAACCCGAGACGCATGGAACGCACGCGCGTCGACGCGGCGCGAGTCGACGTGGCGGTCGAGACCCGCGCGCCGACGGGCGAGACGGCCGCGTACGTGCTGGGCTCTGATCCGGCGCTGCTGGTCGACCCCGCCGCACGGACCGACCGCCTCGACGCGGTGGCGGCCGAGCGCCGCGTCGGCCACGTCGCGGTCACGCACCACCACCCCGACCACGTCGGCGCCGTGGCCGACTACGCGGCCGAACACGACGCGACGGTCTGGGCGCGGACGGGCCGGACGGACGCCTTCGAGGCGGTGGCCGGCGTCGCGCCCGACCGGACCTTCGCGGAGGGGACCCGCATCGGGACCGGCGAGGGGGCGGTCCGGGTGGTCGACACGCCGGGCCACGCGCCCGAGCACGTCGCGTTCGCCGCGAGCGGAGTCGGCAGGGCCGACGACAGCGTCCTCGTCGCCGGCGACCTCGCCGTCGCGGAGGGGAGCGTCGTCGTCGGCGCCCCCGAGGGCGACCTGCGCGCGTACCTCACCTCGCTCCGCCGGGTCCACGCGATGGCGCCCGACCGGCTCCTCCCGGCCCACGGCCCGAGCGTGGAGGGCCCGGCGGTCCGCGCGACGGCGACGCGGCTGGTCGCCCACCGGCTCGACCGCGAGCGCCGGGTCCGCGAGGCTGTCGCGGCGGGCGCCGAGACCGTCCCCGCAGTCACCGACGCCGCCTACGAGAGGGACCTGTCGGGCGTGCGCGACCTCGCGGAGGCGACCGTCCGCGCACACCTCGAAAAGCTCGCCGTCGAGGGGCGAGTCCGGTGGGACGGCGAGCGGGCGCGACCGGCGTAGCTCGACCGGTCTTCGCGGCCGGCCGCTCGCGACGCGCTTTTCCCCGTCGGCCCGGTAGCTCGCCCATGGAGAGTCTCGAAGCCGAACGCGAGCGCGCCCAGGCGCTGGACGTGGCCGAGCTGGCCGACGCCATCGAGGCCATCGGCTTCGAGTGCACCCGCTGTGGCGCCTGCTGCAAGGCCGTCGAGGGCTGCGAGGGCGACGCCGAAGCGGGCGCGGAGAGCGAGCCCGAAGCAGGCGGGAAGACCGGGGGGAGCGACGGTCACGACCACACCGCGACCGTGTTCCCCGACGAGGTCCGCCAGTTGCAGGAGACGGGCGACTACGACTGGCGGGACGTGGCGCGGCCGATGCCCTACGGGCTCGTCGAGGGCGAGGACGGCCCGCAGGGCGAGACCTTCGAGTGGGCGCTGCAGACCGACGACTGCGGCGACTGCCGGTTCTACGCCGAGGACGACGACGGCGTCGGCGCCTGCACGGTCCACGACGACCGCCCGCTGGTCTGCCGGACCTACCCGTTCAGCGTGGCCCTGGGCGGGACGAGCCAGCCGATGGGCGAGGCGGTCGACGAGGAGGGGATGGTCCGCGCCCACGAGTGCGAGGGGCTGGGCCGGGACATCTCCCGCGAGGAGGCCGAGGAGCTGGCCCGGGCGCTCAAGGAGCGAGCGGTACGCGAACTGGCGGAGGCCATCGCCGTCCGGGACGGCTACCGGCCGGTCGAGCGCGACGCCGGCGAGGTGGTGGTCTTCGACTCCGAGGGGCCCAAGCGACCGGACGGGTCGCCCGTCGAGTGAGGGCGCCGAACCGGCGCCCGGCGAGTGACGGGACCGGCGCCAGTCGCGCTCCGCGCACCGATCTGGTGGGGGAGGGGTGGCATACTTTGATAAAACAGGGGGTCTATGACCCACCCGGAGGTCTACATCGTGGAAATCTCGGATAAACTGCTGTGTCTGTTCAGTGCGGACGTGTCGGACGACGGCGACCGATACGTCGTGGAGGTGCCCAAGCGGGAGATCGAGACGGGGGCGGTCGAACCGGGGGAGACGTACCGCGTCGCGCTCATCTCCTCGGAGGTGCAACAGTCCGAACAGCGGGACGACGACAACGTCCCCTCCGAACCGCAGCCGCCGGTCGAGGCCGGCGAGATCCGCTACGTCGAGATCGAGGACATCGGCAAACAGGGCGACGGCATCGCGCGCGTCGAGCGCGGGTACGTCATCATCGTCCCCGGCGCCGACGTGGGCGAGCGCGTCAAGATCGAGGTCACCGAGGTCAAGTCCAACTTCGCGGTCGGCGAGATCATCGACGAGGACCTGTAGTTCTCCGGGCACCCCCGCCCGCCAGCCACCCGCCGAGCGGCGCGGCCGCCGAACCTACCCGGACGACGGCGTCACCGACCCCGCTGGTACGACCGGTTAACCAACGGCACCAACGGCCCCCGTCCAGCCCGCCGTAGGCCGGCGTTACGACCGGGGGCGGACCAACTAATCGCAAGAGGGCGTCGGGTTTTACCGATCGTACCAAACCCGCTTTAGGGGAACGGTACCTCCCTGGAAGTATGAGCGCGACCACCGCGAGCGCGACGGGCGACCAACTCACCCCCAAGCAGCGCCGGATCCTCGAGTACCTCCGCGACAACGCCGGTCAGCAGACCTACTTCAAGTCGCGGCTCATCGGCGACGAACTCGATCTGTCGGCCAAGGAGGTCGGCTCGAACATGACCGCCATCCAGAACAGCGACCTCGATCTGGACGTGGAGAAGTGGGGCTACTCCTCGTCGACCACCTGGAAGGTCACGGCGTAACCGAACTCCCTCTCGCGCTTTTTCACACCCGCCAGCGACGGCTGGCGGATGGTGCGTCTTCGTGTTCCACGGGAGTTCGGCCCGAGTGCCCGTCAGGGGTCGTAGGTGACGATG from Halosimplex halophilum includes:
- a CDS encoding DUF7123 family protein: MSATTASATGDQLTPKQRRILEYLRDNAGQQTYFKSRLIGDELDLSAKEVGSNMTAIQNSDLDLDVEKWGYSSSTTWKVTA
- a CDS encoding MBL fold metallo-hydrolase — encoded protein: MERTRVDAARVDVAVETRAPTGETAAYVLGSDPALLVDPAARTDRLDAVAAERRVGHVAVTHHHPDHVGAVADYAAEHDATVWARTGRTDAFEAVAGVAPDRTFAEGTRIGTGEGAVRVVDTPGHAPEHVAFAASGVGRADDSVLVAGDLAVAEGSVVVGAPEGDLRAYLTSLRRVHAMAPDRLLPAHGPSVEGPAVRATATRLVAHRLDRERRVREAVAAGAETVPAVTDAAYERDLSGVRDLAEATVRAHLEKLAVEGRVRWDGERARPA
- a CDS encoding TRAM domain-containing protein, whose amino-acid sequence is MEISDKLLCLFSADVSDDGDRYVVEVPKREIETGAVEPGETYRVALISSEVQQSEQRDDDNVPSEPQPPVEAGEIRYVEIEDIGKQGDGIARVERGYVIIVPGADVGERVKIEVTEVKSNFAVGEIIDEDL
- a CDS encoding YkgJ family cysteine cluster protein, whose amino-acid sequence is MESLEAERERAQALDVAELADAIEAIGFECTRCGACCKAVEGCEGDAEAGAESEPEAGGKTGGSDGHDHTATVFPDEVRQLQETGDYDWRDVARPMPYGLVEGEDGPQGETFEWALQTDDCGDCRFYAEDDDGVGACTVHDDRPLVCRTYPFSVALGGTSQPMGEAVDEEGMVRAHECEGLGRDISREEAEELARALKERAVRELAEAIAVRDGYRPVERDAGEVVVFDSEGPKRPDGSPVE